The DNA segment TAGAGAAGATCTTCTTATAAATCTTATCGTCTGGTTTATTCGTTAAATCTATGCGCTCTCGGCCATTCCCCTTTTTTATTTCAAGGGATTTCTTAAAAAGCAATATACAATCGACCGCAAAGAAACTGCCAAGCGGACTATTAATCTCTCTACAATAAATTCGCATGATCATCCGCCCCTGTGGGGAAACGACTATACCGCCGTTGTCACCATCATCTCCACGAAAATCAGAGCGATAACTAAGGCTTTTCCAGTTGATTCCATTCTTAGCCGCTTGCCTATAGAACTCACTCCATTCCTTCTCAACCTCTTCATATGGATGGTCTATTCTGTAAGCTGAAGAAGTCATCTTGTAGGCATTCTTAAAGTTACCCGAAAAGAAAGCACGTAAGAAGTAATCTGTTGTTTCACTGGGCTGATATAAATACATTTTTTCATACATAGGGGAGCCATTCCCATCCAGGAGGTTTGGCATAAATTTCTGCGATTCATTTATGCTCGATTTTTTTCCAATAGATTCTTTCTGGCAAGCAATTAAAGTGGTTAATGAAGTTAAAATAATAGCTGTGATAATTATAGATAGGGCTTTCAAATAACTCTTCATATACCTAGAATCCCCTTATCGCTTATTGTGTAATAGTATTGATTAATAACTCTTATAATACATATTATATTGGATGGAGTATTTATTCCCAAGCAGCACCTTACCGCAAAAGATTATCCCTAAGAATTAATGGCTAACCACTTAGATAGGTAACAGCCGTCTAATGCAACACTGTTCAATTATCTCGGCTTATGAGCACTTAATATATGATCTTATAGCGGAAGCAAGAAGTACTTGCCTTTGTTCTTTATGGCTAGTAGCTTCCTTGTATTGCCTTTTTTAAAGGTAGTTCTTATAATTACAGCCTTCTCGTAAGCATTTGACAATATCACTAACCGCTTGACCTCATCGTTTTTTAGCAATACGGCTTCTTTTCTTGGCCAGAGCTTACTATCCTGGTACCAGATATAACTACTGCTTGCTGGCATATAGGATTCTGGGCTCTCCTTAGCAAGCTCAAGGTCTTTTGGTATCATTGAGTCTTCTGTTCGTCTCACTTCTGGTAGGAATAAGTTAACGGCGGCCTTGCGGTCGCTTTTCATAACAAAGCTGTAGTAATCCCGGGCGAGGTGATCTAATTCCTGAAAGTCACTCTTTCTAAGCAGAGGATTGCGGGGTTTTTCCTTCTCACCTGATAGGTACACTTCTACAAAATTGCCCTCAACTCTAATCTTTAAAGTCTGATCTTTTGCCCTGCTTCCTGAGCAACCAACTATAAAAAGCAATAGTGCAATCGATATAAAAGCACTAACCTTAAATCTCAAAAGTATCCTCCTCGAGATAAATAAATTAACCTTAAGAACTAAAACATAGTTTCTAACATCGACATTTTCATGATTTACTATAATTGGATGACAGACAGGGGACTTCAGCCCCTGCTTTAGCTTAAATTATCTTATACCACCCTTTTCGACTGTATAATCAGCTGGCGCCGTAAAGGTAAACTTGTCTTCGCTAATCGAAGGATTAATTTCGACTTTATCGATAAACTGCTCAAATTTCTCATTTCCGGGAAGTGGATGGATAACCAAACCGAGCATTATGCCAGTCTCGCAATCGATGTATACATCCCAATGATCCTCCTTAGCGAGTTCTTTTGGGAAAACAACTTTAAGTTGAACTGCATTTCTGCCGCTAACAGTCGTCAATCCAACCCTCTCTATTGACTTCGCATAGTGCTTTAGCTCTCTTCTTACGAAGTAGCTTGGATTAATATAGTCGTTTATTGGCGTATTAACCAGGAGTTCTCCATCTTCGGCTAGCGTTGGGTCTTTTGCCCTCTCAACTGCCATCCTCTCATCTAGCGCAGCTTTATCCTGCGCTGAGATAGTTGATGCAGGAACATTGTATTCTCTTACCTTCTTAAGAGAGGTCTGCACTATTATCTGTTTATTGCCATTCTTAATGAGAATGCTCGGGCCTTCTTCTGAGCGGTACTTATCTGGCTTTACAACCCAGGTTTTAAACGTGTCAGAGCTATTTCCAGAATTGACATGCCCCTCAACATAAATTCTTTTCCATTTTGTTTTAGATGCTTGTGCAAAATCAAGAACCTCATCAACAGTACTCTCTGCTGTAAGTGGTTTTAGTATGGAAGCTTTCACAGCCTGCGGCTTACTAGTCACACTGCTTATAGCAACACTCATAGTTAATACTATTGCAGCAAAGAGAACGAACCAACCCATCTTTGCATACGATCTCACCCTAATCGCCTCCATGATCTAGTAATAGATTCTTACTGCATCAAAGCAAACTTTTTGGTCAGATGACCATTGATAGCCATCGTGGAAATCTTCCGAACTGACATGTCCGTAACCGCCCTCTGTGCTGTTAAACACGGTATACCAGCCGTGTATACTATACTGATTCACATAGTAGTGAGAATAGTAGCCGCAGAAGTAATTAACCCTTCTTGAAGTGCCATATACTGTAATGTATGCTTGAACATTGCCAGTGGCATAAGGCTGTGCTGGCGTATGCCAAGTGCCAGACTCGCGAGTTGCATTTAGGGTTGCATACGTCCAACCATTGGCAGGATAACACTTCCAATAAGTGCTAGAGTTATCATAACCGCCAGAATATTGCTGAGTCCACTCTGAACCGTAGCGTGAAAATACATCCGGAGTAGACCATCTCCAATCCGAATAGGTTACGCTAGCAGAAGCAATACTCGGCATCAGAAGTGCCAACAAAGCTATTATTAGCGTTAAAGCCATTAATAACTGTTGGACCTTTTTGTTACCCATCAATTTCCCTCCTTTGATTTTCATTCGGATTATCTTAGCTTGAAACTAAGCTCTAGGGGGTGGTCCTAATCTTAAAGATTAGAATTAGAGAAATCACTAACCCCCAATTTAACCACCCCTTACCCTGACTAAGAAACTAAATGCTTATACTGAGGCTTGGATTAATAACTAAAAAGAACGGCTCTTTATGCTCTTAAGACGCAGCGTATAATGATAATTCATATGGCTTTCCGGTCTGCTATCTACTGCTTGCAAGGCTAGCAAAAAGAAAGACGTGTGTCAATTGTCGCATGATATATTTATCTTATGTGTTTAGTGGTTGTTAACTTTAGCGTTTATAGCTTGTGAAGGGATAATTGCGAATGCATCGGGGACGCTTCTGAAAAACTGAATAACACCGAAGTTATTCAGTTTTTCAGAAGCGTCCCCTTGTTCTTGTTCTACTGATTCCCTTTTGGTCATGCTTTTTGGTTTCAACTTAAGCAAAATTTCGTTTTTATTTTTTCATCTCCAACTGGTAGCATAATACTGTAGCCATCCAACAGCCGACAGGCGACAAAATATCTCTGTTAGTTAGTAAAAGAGGCTGTAGCAAGAAAGGACAGAATTGATACCTGTTGAGCTTCGCTTGACCAACTTCATGAGCTACAAAGGTATGGATGAGCCGCTTAACTTCTCATCCATCCACACAGCTGTGCTCTGCGGCCCCAATGGGCATGGCAAAAGCTCGCTACTTGATGCCATCACCTGGGCACTTTGGGGGCGGGCGCGTGGAGTGGACAAGCGTGGCACCGGAACTGACGACCTCATCCACCGCAAAGAAGCGCATATGCAGGTAGAGTTTACATTTGAGCTTGAGGGACAGCTGTACCGCGTACTTCGTGCAAGGCAGCGCAAGGGAAAGTCTGGTGTGAGCAAGCTAGAGTTTCAACTCCTCGATGGTAAGACGCCGCGAGTACTTACTGGCGAGACCATAAACGCAACCCAGGAGGCAATTAACCGAATCTTGCGTATGGATTATGAGACCTTTGTAAACTCGGCATTTATTATGCAGGGCCGCGCAGATGCCTTCATGATGAAAAATGCAAACGAGCGAAAAGAGATACTCTCTGAGATACTTGGTCTTTCCATCTACGATGAGCTTGAGGAGCTTGCCAAGGAAAAGCGCAAGCTGCAAAAAGATCGCCTAAGAGACATCGACAACCAATTCGCCCACATAGATCAAGAACTGGAGCATTTACCTACCTATAAAGAAGATTTAAAGAAAGCAGACGATGAACTTAAAGAAGTACAAACCGAAATCAAGAAAATAGATATAGCCCTGGCAAAGCTAAAAGAGGAAAAAGCATTGCTCGATCTCAAAACGGCAAGGATTTCCGAGCTTAACTCAAACATCAGCAAGGAAAAGAAAAATCTAGCATCAATAGAAGAGCAACTAAATATACTTGAAGAAAACATTGCTAAGGCGCGAGAGCTAGCTGCAAGAAAAGAAGAAATCGAGTCATCTTACCGCGAGCTCGTAGATCTCCGCAAAAAAGAAGAAGAGCTATCAAAAGCCAGCCAGCAGTACAGCGCTCTTGAGCGGCAGGCAGCCGAGTTAAAGCTTGCCATAGAGCAGGCAAAAAGCACCCTTGAGTCAAACATAAAACACCTAAGTCAGCGAAAATCCGAGCTTGACGGGCAAGTATCGCAAAAACCTGCAGTAGAAGCATCTCTCTCATCAACCAGAGCAAAACTTGCCGAAATTGAGAGGCTAGTGCAAGAAAGAGATATTTTGCGGGAGAAATACAGCGAGCTCTCCCGAAAAAAATCCGGCCTTGATGCATCAGTAAAAGCCGATGAGGCAAAGCTTGCCGATCTTAAGAGCCGTCGCAAAATGCTTGACCTTGGTGATTCCTGCCCCCTTTGCAAGAAACCTCTTGAAATGCATGATAGACAAAAGTTGAGTGCTGAGTTCGACAGCGAGATAGCAACACTCACCAGCAAAATTGATAAAGCAAAGATGGAATCGGCCCGAATCGAGCGTGAGCTCTCCCAACTCGAAACCAAAGGTAAAGATTTAACCGAGCAGGTTAAGATTAAAGATAAACTACAAGTTGAAGAAGGAGCATTTGCCGAGAAAATCAAGGCAATTGAGAAAGCAGCAAGCGAGATAGCCTCAATAAACAGAAAACTAAGCGAGCTTAGCCTTAAGTTCTCCCAGAGTCTTTACGCCCAGGATGAGCAGGCAAAACTTTCTCGGCTAACTTCTGAGATGAAAAAGTTGGGCTACTCTTCTGAGGAGCACATAAAGGTAAAGGATAGATTGAAGAAGCTACTTGATTACGAGCAGCTCAAAGCTAATCTAGAGAACGCCCAAAACAATATAAAGATGGGAGAAAACACCATCTCTGCACTGGTAAAACAAAGAGACGCTAAACTGAAAGCCATCGCAGATGACGAGAAAAAGGCAGATGTCCTTACAATTGAGATAGCGTCTCTAAAAGATGTTGCACAAGGCATAGGAGAACTTAGCGCCCGGCTACAAGAGCAAAAAATAATTGAGGATAATATCATCAACGGTAAATCACTTGCTCAAGCAAAAATCGATAGTTGCAAGCAGCTTGAAAAGAAAAAGCGAGATTTATCCAAAGAGCGAAAAGAAGCGGCAAAAGAAGCCGAAATCTACGATAAGCTTGCCTTTGCCTTCAGCAAGAAAGGTATCCAAGCCCTTATTATCGAAAACACCATCCCCGAGATTGAGCAAGAGGCCAATTCACTACTACATAAGCTTACAAACGGTCAGATGAGTCTTCGTTTTGTGACACAAAAGGACCAGCGAAGTGGCGGCGTTGTTGAGACGCTTGACCTTATCATAACCGACGGCGAGCTTGGCGACAGAAAATACGAGCTCTTCTCGGGCGGCGAAGCCTTTAGGATAAACTTTGCAATACGTATTGCGCTCTCAAAACTTCTTGCGCGAAGGGCAGGTGCAAGACTTGAAACGCTAGTTATCGATGAGGGCTTCGGTACTCAAGATGAAGAAGGAAAAGAGAGGCTCATCGAGGCGATAAGCGCAATCCAGGGCGACTTTAAAAAGATAATCGTCATCACGCATCTTGAAGACTTGAAGGAGATTTTTCCCGCAAGGATCGAGGTTATAAAAAAGCGCGGGGTTGGCTCAATTGCAACCGTGATTTAATAAAGGATCGGAGGGGCGAAGTTTAACTTCGCCCCATCTATTGTTAACCTTTATTAAGCAGTGCGGCATAATGCGACACCGCTTATTTAACTTCCCTTATGCCACTTTAACTTTAATCTCTTTGGCTTTCTTCTCCTCAGCCTCAGGCAGGGTTATCATAAGAACCCCGTCTTTGTAAGTTGCTTCTACTTCCTCTGTCTTTACCGGCACCGGAAGGTCAACCATACGCTCAAATGAACCAAAGAACCTCTCCGACCTATAGAAGTTCTCGCGCTTTGCTTCTCTAGTATATTTGCGCTCACCCCTGATTCTCAGGGTGTTATCAACGACAGAGACATCAATGTCTTCAGGATTTACATCGGGGAGGTCTACTGAGACGTATAGCTTGTTTTCCTTCTCATAGATATCTACCGGCGGCATCCATGGGGCTTCCGGTGCTCCTTCCGGCGGTCCAAAAACCCTTTGAAACATCCTGCTCATTTCTTCCTGCATTCGCGAGAGTTCTCGCCACGGATCCCATCTGCGCATTACCATAGATTTCACCTCCTTATTTTTATCTCACAGATATTTTTTACCCGGCTTGATTAACCTATATCAGACGAAAATCGTCTTGCCATGACAGAATCGTTATCTTCCCCATCTCTAACCTTTTAACCCTATTAACAAACCAACCTATGTCTGGCACGGTGAGAGATATAAAGATAAAATATGGGCATAGAATAAGCAGACAAGGAGATTTTATGATAGCAAGAAGAGCCCTTGATATGCCCCCTTTTATCGTCATGGAGATACTTGAGAAAGCGCAAGAGTTAGAAAGACAGGGCAAAAACGTTATACATATG comes from the Bacillota bacterium genome and includes:
- a CDS encoding DUF2092 domain-containing protein; this encodes MRSYAKMGWFVLFAAIVLTMSVAISSVTSKPQAVKASILKPLTAESTVDEVLDFAQASKTKWKRIYVEGHVNSGNSSDTFKTWVVKPDKYRSEEGPSILIKNGNKQIIVQTSLKKVREYNVPASTISAQDKAALDERMAVERAKDPTLAEDGELLVNTPINDYINPSYFVRRELKHYAKSIERVGLTTVSGRNAVQLKVVFPKELAKEDHWDVYIDCETGIMLGLVIHPLPGNEKFEQFIDKVEINPSISEDKFTFTAPADYTVEKGGIR
- a CDS encoding Hsp20/alpha crystallin family protein; this translates as MVMRRWDPWRELSRMQEEMSRMFQRVFGPPEGAPEAPWMPPVDIYEKENKLYVSVDLPDVNPEDIDVSVVDNTLRIRGERKYTREAKRENFYRSERFFGSFERMVDLPVPVKTEEVEATYKDGVLMITLPEAEEKKAKEIKVKVA
- a CDS encoding SMC family ATPase; this translates as MIPVELRLTNFMSYKGMDEPLNFSSIHTAVLCGPNGHGKSSLLDAITWALWGRARGVDKRGTGTDDLIHRKEAHMQVEFTFELEGQLYRVLRARQRKGKSGVSKLEFQLLDGKTPRVLTGETINATQEAINRILRMDYETFVNSAFIMQGRADAFMMKNANERKEILSEILGLSIYDELEELAKEKRKLQKDRLRDIDNQFAHIDQELEHLPTYKEDLKKADDELKEVQTEIKKIDIALAKLKEEKALLDLKTARISELNSNISKEKKNLASIEEQLNILEENIAKARELAARKEEIESSYRELVDLRKKEEELSKASQQYSALERQAAELKLAIEQAKSTLESNIKHLSQRKSELDGQVSQKPAVEASLSSTRAKLAEIERLVQERDILREKYSELSRKKSGLDASVKADEAKLADLKSRRKMLDLGDSCPLCKKPLEMHDRQKLSAEFDSEIATLTSKIDKAKMESARIERELSQLETKGKDLTEQVKIKDKLQVEEGAFAEKIKAIEKAASEIASINRKLSELSLKFSQSLYAQDEQAKLSRLTSEMKKLGYSSEEHIKVKDRLKKLLDYEQLKANLENAQNNIKMGENTISALVKQRDAKLKAIADDEKKADVLTIEIASLKDVAQGIGELSARLQEQKIIEDNIINGKSLAQAKIDSCKQLEKKKRDLSKERKEAAKEAEIYDKLAFAFSKKGIQALIIENTIPEIEQEANSLLHKLTNGQMSLRFVTQKDQRSGGVVETLDLIITDGELGDRKYELFSGGEAFRINFAIRIALSKLLARRAGARLETLVIDEGFGTQDEEGKERLIEAISAIQGDFKKIIVITHLEDLKEIFPARIEVIKKRGVGSIATVI